A genomic segment from Polyangium mundeleinium encodes:
- a CDS encoding poly-gamma-glutamate biosynthesis protein PgsC/CapC has translation MLASLAVLPPNGLDRSLHVAVLIGLVIGTVLTELFGWTYAGLVVPGYLATIFIAAPATALFIVVESVVTYWLVAGVGRWVTHLGAWSAAFGRERFYLFIVGAVLVRLLFEGVIVPRIEAQYGFAHSRELYSVGLVLVPLVSNTFWNAGIIKAFPRVGFVTVLTWILLVLLLRTTNLSVSRFQVINESLSIKFLESPKAQIILVIGALLGARNNVRYGWDYNGILVPGLLAVACYEPLKLVTTTVEALLVYGASKFLMSVPPFSRMLIVGPRRMLMCYITGFFVKVILGFVLAYFWPGVPMIDYFGFGYLLPSLLAVKMWNKDHIGIVVMPTLQVSITAFLVGNGIGYGLVKAEGLLVPRAAVSEIAMIAIDASVPYELTLGDTGPRPRPAAERSVGIAAVEVALDVATEVDGFTDARGGEEVSPRTLTAAKTAGLLVMREEKGGWVVARPRASEIDPDDVTPAPRFAVRPKSTPGLVARRGGFLVLASPEGPGSALPALAHAAAEALGARAIVLLSRHEGQRALDEAFAAELGKRLGLDQMLVVEAGGDAAPGVSAVGSVPEGFDVMALGRMLGADVTLSWRAPIQGASQRPWSNAPTLRVPLSLAEEVGGSLLGAREVEVWSGGLRQELVGRVVALTSVGTAGYRGPTIEELRLFDATLARRMTHADMEPRWTAWERAVAARLGYAIVRVHRPDGEIEAWGLVEDETGGRRGNASLFVKVEKLGLGAEDAGGDPQQPQTSGREVIAPGEILVEVPAPRWEIGTFGAGLSLYDALGARGLLIAGALPSADPRGLADPRRRVSRRSFFQRLHEVWLGEGKSGISMQGIAPERDYTGDLVVSFGREVIRREQVPAWARPMVEVFGDLGLRVGMFDGAREHAPYNGSADLSMSYARKFADGRFALVYMSGDLRSAMSAVEGDGILTPRLGRLGVDLGSEDVASRAFELVACKVQAPAPKSAAKKTEGKKKGTDDAAPAEATKARCPSFTADAASRCNVDARLESFERYLDQNNPFDLRAAIKDDRACHVEVVRDAVSRRIWALVAEPGQVVLVPLGTSRVPRAPKPLTSIVRVRRAVATGLTSIRVTESP, from the coding sequence ATGCTGGCCTCTCTCGCCGTCCTCCCGCCCAACGGTCTCGATCGAAGCCTGCACGTCGCCGTGCTGATCGGCCTCGTGATCGGGACTGTGTTGACCGAACTGTTCGGCTGGACCTACGCAGGCCTCGTCGTCCCCGGCTATCTCGCGACGATCTTCATCGCCGCGCCCGCGACCGCGCTCTTCATCGTGGTCGAGTCGGTCGTGACGTACTGGCTCGTCGCAGGCGTGGGGCGATGGGTCACGCACCTCGGCGCGTGGTCGGCGGCGTTCGGGCGCGAGCGCTTCTACCTGTTCATCGTTGGCGCGGTGCTCGTGCGGCTGCTCTTCGAGGGCGTCATCGTGCCGCGTATCGAGGCGCAATACGGCTTCGCGCACTCGCGTGAGCTCTACAGCGTGGGGCTCGTGCTCGTGCCGCTCGTGTCGAACACGTTCTGGAACGCGGGCATCATCAAGGCGTTCCCGCGCGTCGGGTTCGTCACGGTACTGACCTGGATCTTGCTCGTCTTGCTCCTGCGCACGACGAACCTCTCGGTCTCGCGCTTCCAGGTCATCAACGAGAGCCTCTCGATCAAGTTCCTCGAGTCGCCGAAGGCGCAGATCATCCTCGTCATCGGCGCGCTGCTCGGCGCGCGGAACAACGTCCGGTACGGCTGGGACTACAACGGCATCCTCGTGCCGGGGCTGCTCGCGGTCGCGTGCTACGAGCCGCTGAAGCTCGTCACGACCACGGTCGAAGCGCTGCTCGTGTACGGCGCATCGAAGTTCTTGATGAGCGTCCCGCCCTTCTCCCGCATGCTCATCGTCGGCCCGCGGCGCATGCTCATGTGCTACATCACGGGCTTCTTCGTGAAGGTCATCCTCGGGTTCGTCCTGGCCTACTTCTGGCCGGGTGTCCCGATGATCGACTACTTCGGATTCGGCTACCTCTTGCCGAGTCTTCTGGCGGTGAAGATGTGGAACAAGGACCACATCGGCATCGTCGTCATGCCGACGCTGCAGGTGTCGATCACCGCGTTCCTCGTGGGCAACGGGATCGGCTACGGGCTCGTGAAGGCCGAGGGGCTGCTCGTGCCGCGCGCCGCCGTCTCGGAGATCGCGATGATCGCGATCGATGCGAGCGTGCCGTACGAGCTCACGCTGGGCGACACAGGGCCGAGGCCGAGGCCCGCGGCAGAGCGATCGGTGGGGATCGCAGCGGTGGAGGTCGCGCTCGACGTCGCGACCGAGGTCGATGGATTCACGGACGCGCGGGGCGGAGAGGAAGTCTCGCCGCGAACGCTGACGGCCGCGAAGACCGCAGGCCTCTTGGTGATGCGCGAGGAGAAGGGCGGCTGGGTCGTGGCGCGGCCGCGCGCGTCGGAGATCGATCCGGACGACGTGACGCCGGCGCCGCGCTTCGCGGTGCGGCCGAAGTCGACGCCGGGGCTCGTCGCGCGTCGAGGAGGCTTTCTCGTGCTCGCGTCGCCCGAGGGGCCTGGCTCCGCGCTGCCCGCGCTCGCGCACGCGGCGGCGGAGGCGCTCGGGGCGCGGGCGATCGTGTTGCTGTCGCGGCACGAGGGGCAGCGGGCGCTCGACGAGGCGTTCGCGGCGGAGCTCGGAAAGCGGCTCGGACTGGATCAGATGCTCGTCGTCGAGGCGGGCGGGGACGCGGCGCCGGGCGTGAGCGCCGTCGGCTCGGTGCCCGAGGGCTTCGACGTGATGGCGCTCGGGCGCATGCTCGGCGCGGATGTAACGCTGTCGTGGAGGGCGCCGATCCAGGGCGCGTCGCAGCGGCCGTGGTCGAACGCGCCGACGCTGCGCGTGCCGCTGTCGCTCGCGGAGGAGGTCGGGGGATCGCTGCTCGGCGCGCGTGAGGTCGAGGTGTGGTCGGGCGGGCTGCGGCAGGAGCTCGTGGGCCGGGTCGTCGCGTTGACGTCGGTGGGGACGGCGGGGTATCGCGGGCCGACGATCGAGGAGCTGCGCCTCTTCGACGCGACGCTCGCGCGCCGGATGACGCACGCGGACATGGAGCCTCGGTGGACGGCGTGGGAGCGCGCGGTGGCAGCGCGGCTCGGGTACGCGATCGTGCGCGTGCATCGGCCCGACGGCGAGATCGAGGCGTGGGGGCTCGTCGAGGACGAGACGGGCGGGCGGCGCGGAAACGCGAGCCTGTTCGTGAAGGTCGAGAAGCTGGGGCTTGGGGCGGAGGACGCCGGAGGCGATCCGCAGCAGCCCCAAACGTCAGGCAGAGAGGTGATCGCGCCGGGGGAGATCCTCGTCGAGGTGCCGGCGCCGCGCTGGGAGATCGGCACGTTCGGCGCGGGTTTGTCGCTGTACGACGCGCTCGGTGCGCGCGGCCTCTTGATCGCGGGCGCGCTGCCGAGCGCCGATCCGCGCGGGCTCGCGGACCCGCGGCGCCGGGTGTCGCGCCGATCGTTCTTCCAGCGCTTGCATGAGGTCTGGCTCGGCGAGGGCAAGAGCGGCATCAGCATGCAGGGCATCGCGCCGGAGCGGGACTACACGGGCGATCTCGTGGTTTCGTTCGGGCGTGAAGTGATCCGGCGCGAGCAGGTGCCGGCGTGGGCGCGGCCGATGGTGGAGGTGTTCGGCGACCTCGGCCTGCGCGTGGGGATGTTCGACGGCGCTCGCGAGCACGCGCCGTACAACGGGTCGGCGGACCTCTCGATGAGCTACGCGCGCAAGTTCGCCGATGGTCGCTTCGCGCTCGTGTACATGTCGGGCGATCTGCGATCGGCGATGTCCGCGGTCGAGGGCGACGGCATCCTCACGCCGCGGCTCGGGCGGCTCGGCGTGGATCTCGGCTCGGAGGACGTGGCGTCGCGCGCGTTCGAACTCGTCGCGTGCAAAGTGCAGGCGCCGGCGCCGAAGAGCGCGGCGAAGAAGACGGAGGGCAAAAAGAAGGGCACGGACGACGCAGCCCCGGCGGAGGCCACGAAGGCGCGCTGCCCGAGCTTCACGGCGGATGCGGCGAGCCGGTGCAACGTGGATGCGCGGCTCGAGAGCTTCGAGCGTTACCTCGATCAGAACAATCCGTTCGATCTGCGCGCGGCGATCAAGGACGATCGGGCGTGCCACGTCGAGGTGGTCCGGGACGCGGTGTCTCGGCGGATCTGGGCGCTCGTCGCGGAGCCGGGGCAGGTCGTGCTGGTCCCGCTCGGTACGTCGCGGGTGCCGCGCGCGCCGAAGCCGCTCACCTCGATCGTGCGGGTGCGGCGCGCGGTCGCGACGGGCTTGACCAGCATCCGGGTGACGGAGAGCCCGTGA
- a CDS encoding capsule biosynthesis protein CapB, which yields MRYPLAPALTKRKSRHADGREGLAIELFQSVSPLMAKLRAPTVERIAENIAAELGPGPHPPGIMIASLVRAADVAVGELDRLNGEAASLMVAYQGAATDEDKRKLLIDHLRASAKTRLDARRDVQATKRWLDMEAVQERFAARIADQVDAVEVAYEATITKAKSLTDGDAYRLLSGGGVLEFAMSHASTGRPQPVRVAALRVLAALLARLNPSQRLGRFGVERARQVLAWARGVDAMRWAQVAALEIASLVFPDGIRGVISERLRIRSGKDGPIIRRNSLRILGTLADDRSRLDTGLIAKDDPSEHVRQELARFLGQTRSEGGLEQLVKIITEDKSPRVRGLGIRVLTKRAGGFACEGPRAGNEPPIENGDPAAAEALLGVIQRAFTKPEDSLPVRVALESVKLVAAGTTPVLRPGYFVEPLATLANNEKAGAELTEGAAATLRWLEVAAEPELMALAQRFKDKLEKIKEGRSSRFHVPPNTPTRDLERALAVAARGDMTVSLQKLGPGKYILWRGEPRHWRFWRFWNELKTPMPDKRKGYAHTQGRVWQGEIVVPPYGMAEVTPTRVPGERQLCPPVAGWGPFLPRVDELLSVCSISGKPLRMITPVGTVLLRGPDTLKERMRARWKLSLEYPQLALVRQRSLGASEPREKKLFWQQAQELGFSLDVVDTEGEIENARFNLVPHLPRNFYAPLPFALPPIAEHVLSFLLSPSGNTPAHLAVVVWGLFSYLMLRTAVIMRGIEKARAAIPLSIGGWGTRGKSGSERLKAALFHAMRYDVVVKTTGCEAMFIHAMRDLPAGEIFIYRPYDKATIWEQRNVLFTGKNLHCQVFLWECMALQPRFVETLCNEWMQDPITTLTNAYPDHEDIQGPGGEDVARVISCFMPQDGVTFTSEEQMFPLFLDNARRKRTNLVHVQPIEADIIPVDLLQRLPYQEHPRNVALVLELADYFQIDREKALVEIADHVILDLGVLKTYPTVEYRGRKLTFSNGMSANERAGFLSNWTRLAYDKHNPDETPDRATCAVVNNRADRVARSRVFAQIFVDDAGCDHIVLINTNLGGMMQFITEALDSWLGGTRITADADKEKALVKFDEYLRRTGTRSSLEALEETLLIMLKALPMEDEDARKIVEDARPLFSATPEELGAAIEKALSGKSTPEGKDDIRPDIVAHTIRYAKRTKIRDDAKKRVSGALDQKAWAEADGIFRAAYRELFLERVYVLWNSGSTGDQVIDFMVKQIPPGMDVRIMGTQNIKGTGLDFVYRWLSMDRVRLNIEKMETTPSARAEVLTFFMSYNDFSLIDCREALEATKRAKTSDDPDWQQHANLINAALERLSNLERDKVTKLQATGKAGLGQRVLNKVEQLFDHLDSVRRTNTAQTVMNDLFAARVGHGQAAILLRDVTGRSKGGWLYKDLKKWWAKQEERFPWLKGKSEEEQKKDDKKGDSPPTGDPAPAG from the coding sequence TTGAGATACCCTCTCGCTCCCGCGCTCACGAAACGTAAATCCCGCCATGCCGACGGGCGGGAAGGGCTCGCGATCGAGCTCTTCCAGAGCGTCTCGCCCCTCATGGCGAAGCTCCGCGCCCCCACCGTCGAGCGCATCGCCGAGAACATCGCCGCCGAGCTCGGCCCGGGACCGCACCCCCCGGGCATCATGATCGCCTCCCTCGTTCGCGCGGCCGACGTCGCCGTCGGCGAGCTCGACCGCCTCAATGGCGAGGCCGCCTCGCTCATGGTCGCCTACCAGGGAGCCGCCACCGACGAGGACAAACGCAAGCTCCTCATCGACCACCTCCGCGCCTCCGCGAAGACCCGCCTCGACGCACGCCGCGACGTCCAGGCCACCAAGCGCTGGCTCGACATGGAGGCCGTCCAGGAGCGCTTCGCCGCCCGCATCGCCGACCAGGTCGACGCCGTCGAGGTCGCCTACGAAGCGACGATCACGAAGGCCAAATCCCTCACCGATGGGGATGCCTACCGCCTCCTCTCCGGCGGCGGCGTCCTCGAATTCGCCATGTCCCACGCCTCGACCGGACGCCCGCAGCCCGTCCGTGTCGCGGCCTTGCGTGTCCTCGCGGCCCTCCTCGCGCGCCTCAACCCCTCGCAGCGCCTTGGCCGCTTCGGCGTCGAGCGCGCCCGCCAGGTCCTCGCGTGGGCCCGCGGCGTCGACGCCATGCGCTGGGCGCAGGTCGCGGCCCTCGAAATCGCCTCCCTCGTCTTCCCCGACGGCATTCGTGGCGTCATCTCCGAGCGCCTCCGCATTCGCTCCGGCAAGGACGGCCCCATCATTCGCCGCAATTCCTTGCGCATCCTCGGCACCCTCGCCGACGACCGCTCCCGCCTCGACACGGGCCTCATCGCCAAGGACGACCCGAGCGAACACGTCCGCCAGGAGCTCGCGCGCTTCCTCGGACAAACCCGCAGCGAGGGCGGCCTCGAACAGCTCGTCAAAATCATCACCGAGGACAAATCGCCCCGCGTCCGCGGCCTCGGCATTCGTGTCCTCACGAAGCGCGCCGGCGGCTTTGCCTGCGAGGGCCCCCGCGCTGGCAACGAGCCCCCGATCGAGAATGGCGACCCGGCTGCGGCCGAGGCGCTCCTCGGCGTCATCCAGCGGGCCTTCACGAAACCCGAAGATTCGCTCCCGGTGCGCGTCGCGCTCGAATCCGTCAAGCTCGTCGCGGCCGGCACCACGCCCGTCCTCCGCCCGGGGTATTTCGTCGAGCCTCTCGCCACGCTCGCCAACAACGAAAAGGCCGGCGCCGAGCTCACGGAGGGCGCCGCGGCCACGCTCCGCTGGCTCGAAGTCGCGGCCGAGCCCGAGCTCATGGCCCTGGCGCAGCGCTTCAAGGACAAACTCGAAAAGATCAAAGAAGGCCGCTCCTCGCGCTTCCACGTCCCGCCGAACACCCCCACGCGTGACCTCGAACGTGCCCTCGCCGTCGCCGCGCGCGGCGACATGACCGTCTCCCTCCAGAAGCTCGGCCCCGGCAAATACATCCTCTGGCGCGGCGAGCCCCGACACTGGCGATTCTGGCGTTTTTGGAACGAGCTCAAGACGCCCATGCCGGACAAACGCAAGGGCTACGCCCATACCCAGGGCCGCGTCTGGCAGGGCGAAATCGTCGTCCCGCCGTACGGTATGGCCGAGGTCACGCCCACCCGCGTCCCCGGCGAGCGCCAGCTCTGCCCGCCCGTCGCCGGCTGGGGCCCGTTCTTGCCTCGCGTCGACGAATTGCTCTCGGTCTGCTCCATCTCGGGCAAACCCCTCCGCATGATCACGCCCGTCGGCACCGTCCTCCTCCGCGGCCCGGACACGCTGAAGGAGCGCATGCGGGCGCGGTGGAAGCTCTCGCTCGAATACCCGCAGCTCGCGCTCGTCCGCCAGCGCTCGCTCGGCGCCAGCGAGCCGCGCGAGAAAAAGCTCTTCTGGCAGCAAGCCCAGGAGCTCGGATTTTCCCTCGACGTCGTCGACACCGAGGGCGAAATCGAAAACGCCCGCTTCAACCTCGTCCCGCACCTCCCGCGCAATTTCTACGCCCCGCTCCCCTTTGCGCTCCCGCCGATCGCCGAGCACGTCCTCTCGTTCTTGTTGTCGCCCTCGGGCAACACCCCCGCGCACCTCGCGGTCGTCGTGTGGGGCCTCTTCTCGTATCTCATGCTTCGCACGGCGGTCATCATGCGCGGCATCGAGAAGGCGCGCGCCGCGATTCCGCTCTCGATCGGCGGCTGGGGCACGCGCGGCAAATCCGGCTCCGAGCGCTTGAAGGCCGCGCTCTTCCACGCCATGCGGTACGACGTCGTCGTGAAGACCACCGGCTGCGAGGCCATGTTCATTCACGCGATGCGGGACCTCCCGGCCGGCGAAATCTTCATTTATCGCCCCTACGACAAGGCCACGATCTGGGAGCAGCGCAACGTCCTCTTCACGGGGAAAAACCTCCATTGCCAGGTCTTCCTCTGGGAGTGCATGGCGCTCCAGCCGCGCTTCGTCGAGACCCTCTGCAACGAATGGATGCAGGACCCGATCACGACGCTCACGAACGCTTATCCCGACCACGAGGACATCCAGGGCCCCGGCGGTGAGGACGTCGCGCGCGTCATCTCCTGCTTCATGCCCCAGGACGGCGTCACCTTCACCTCGGAAGAGCAGATGTTCCCGCTCTTCCTCGACAATGCACGCCGCAAACGGACAAACCTCGTCCACGTCCAGCCCATCGAGGCCGACATCATTCCCGTCGACCTCCTCCAGCGCCTCCCTTACCAGGAGCACCCGCGCAACGTCGCCCTCGTCCTCGAGCTCGCCGATTATTTCCAGATCGACCGTGAAAAAGCGCTCGTCGAGATCGCCGACCACGTCATCCTCGACCTCGGCGTCTTGAAGACCTATCCCACGGTCGAATACCGTGGCCGCAAGCTCACGTTCTCCAATGGAATGAGCGCGAACGAGCGCGCCGGCTTCCTCTCCAACTGGACGCGCCTCGCCTACGACAAACACAACCCCGACGAGACGCCCGACCGGGCCACCTGCGCCGTCGTCAACAACCGCGCCGACCGCGTCGCCCGCTCCCGCGTCTTCGCGCAGATCTTCGTCGACGACGCTGGCTGCGACCACATCGTCCTCATCAACACGAACCTCGGCGGCATGATGCAGTTCATCACCGAGGCCCTCGACAGCTGGCTCGGCGGCACCCGCATCACCGCCGACGCCGACAAGGAAAAGGCGCTCGTCAAATTCGACGAATACCTCCGCCGCACGGGCACCCGGTCGAGCCTCGAAGCCCTCGAAGAGACGCTCCTCATCATGCTCAAGGCCTTGCCGATGGAGGACGAGGACGCGCGCAAGATCGTCGAAGACGCCCGCCCGCTCTTCTCCGCGACCCCCGAGGAGCTCGGCGCCGCGATTGAAAAAGCCTTGTCCGGAAAATCAACTCCCGAGGGCAAGGACGACATCCGCCCCGACATCGTCGCCCACACGATTCGCTACGCCAAACGCACGAAGATTCGCGACGACGCGAAGAAACGTGTCTCGGGCGCGCTCGACCAGAAAGCGTGGGCCGAGGCCGACGGGATCTTCCGCGCCGCCTACCGCGAGCTCTTCCTCGAACGCGTCTATGTCCTCTGGAACTCCGGATCCACGGGCGACCAGGTCATCGATTTCATGGTCAAGCAGATCCCGCCCGGGATGGACGTGCGCATCATGGGCACGCAGAACATCAAGGGCACGGGCCTCGACTTCGTGTACCGGTGGCTCTCGATGGACCGCGTGCGTCTGAACATCGAGAAGATGGAGACCACGCCGAGCGCGCGCGCCGAGGTGCTCACGTTCTTCATGTCGTACAACGACTTCAGCCTGATCGATTGCCGCGAGGCCCTCGAAGCGACCAAACGCGCAAAGACCTCCGACGATCCCGACTGGCAGCAGCACGCGAATCTGATCAACGCCGCCCTCGAACGCCTGAGCAACCTCGAGCGGGACAAGGTCACGAAACTCCAGGCGACGGGCAAAGCAGGCCTTGGCCAACGCGTCCTCAACAAGGTCGAGCAGCTCTTCGACCACCTCGACTCGGTCCGCCGCACGAACACCGCGCAGACGGTCATGAACGACCTCTTCGCCGCGCGCGTCGGCCACGGCCAGGCCGCCATTCTGCTCCGTGACGTCACGGGCCGTTCGAAGGGCGGCTGGCTCTACAAGGACCTCAAGAAATGGTGGGCCAAGCAGGAAGAGCGATTCCCCTGGCTCAAGGGCAAGAGCGAGGAAGAGCAAAAGAAAGACGACAAGAAGGGCGATTCACCGCCGACCGGGGATCCCGCGCCGGCGGGCTGA
- a CDS encoding STAS domain-containing protein, giving the protein MDHAARMRRITDTLARLVDEEVPPLIEVIEDGPLGDIEREVNRAVTSLCARLEERLIFRVGPVVVFRWRAEPGWPVEYVSPNVLDLTGYPAEEFLSFTRTLSDLIVPEDVQRITEELRAFEASRVEWFTQSPYRIRKRDGRTIWVSDTAVIQRDPWTQEVTHYFGYIFDSTDHIEQSIRLQQNESTLRRLASPLLHVWDGVLAMPVIGALDETRAAHMTETLLQSITDGGIKVSVIDLTGLDDVDAATLEHIIRMVRAAELLGSQCLVSGISSRVAAAIVSLGVDVTKLHTFATLSAALGHALRHRNLRRAGP; this is encoded by the coding sequence ATGGATCACGCCGCACGCATGCGCCGCATCACCGACACGCTGGCGCGCCTCGTGGACGAAGAAGTCCCGCCGCTCATCGAGGTCATCGAAGACGGCCCGCTCGGCGACATCGAACGTGAGGTCAATCGCGCCGTCACGAGCCTTTGCGCGCGGCTCGAAGAACGCCTGATTTTCCGCGTGGGCCCGGTCGTCGTCTTTCGCTGGCGTGCCGAGCCCGGCTGGCCGGTCGAGTACGTCTCGCCAAACGTCCTCGATCTGACCGGGTATCCCGCCGAGGAATTCCTCTCCTTCACGCGGACCTTGTCCGACCTCATCGTCCCCGAGGACGTCCAACGCATCACCGAGGAGCTCCGGGCCTTCGAGGCGAGCCGCGTCGAATGGTTCACCCAGTCGCCTTATCGCATCCGCAAGCGCGACGGCCGGACGATCTGGGTCTCCGATACCGCTGTCATCCAGCGCGACCCCTGGACGCAGGAGGTCACCCATTATTTTGGCTACATCTTCGACAGCACCGATCACATCGAGCAATCCATCCGCCTCCAGCAGAACGAATCGACCCTCCGGAGGCTCGCGAGCCCCCTCCTGCACGTATGGGACGGGGTCCTTGCAATGCCCGTGATCGGCGCCCTCGACGAGACCCGCGCCGCGCACATGACCGAGACCTTGCTCCAGTCGATCACGGACGGCGGAATCAAGGTCAGCGTCATCGACTTGACGGGCCTCGACGACGTCGACGCGGCCACGCTCGAGCACATCATTCGAATGGTCCGTGCCGCCGAGCTCCTCGGGAGCCAGTGCCTCGTCTCGGGCATTTCGTCCCGGGTCGCCGCGGCCATCGTATCGCTCGGCGTGGACGTCACGAAATTACACACGTTCGCCACCCTGAGCGCTGCGCTCGGCCACGCCCTCCGGCACAGGAATCTCCGCCGCGCCGGCCCGTAG
- a CDS encoding oxygenase MpaB family protein, protein MHERDQMSEAAFFRSGSVDRIPTEFRYWDNMKDARAQKRRKQLQRLLGFDPVLPDELVRTFAHCYYDADPVAEAFVEDVYLARGQGAGRALVDRALESGVASIEDAPASLRALFAEVETPPEWLDWEKVELGARVWRRHGTHMFSFAGAVTLDAYQECSVVKPLAFTGAYTGESAQRRFLETAAFWIDVSEPGALRPGGQGRKTALRVRLMHVFVRKRLLRHPAWDLDAWGVPISQGDALITLMAGSVGALALKKLGYRTSREEVEALMHFWRYVGHLMGVQPRWYPPTYEDGVRLVFTALSKGAKKAGEDGVDLARSYVQSYAPREGDPPLVALRKRLEYHLELGYTKFFLSPQSFRAFGLPDPGFWKLHPFAQFPVVFALETVRKHVDVVDEWADTFARWRARQWLDAHLGPRRAEYKAVESFTR, encoded by the coding sequence GTGCACGAAAGGGACCAGATGAGCGAGGCAGCGTTTTTCAGGTCGGGTTCGGTGGATCGGATTCCGACCGAGTTCCGCTACTGGGACAACATGAAGGACGCTCGCGCGCAGAAGCGTCGGAAGCAGCTCCAGAGGCTGCTCGGCTTCGATCCGGTGTTGCCCGACGAGCTCGTGCGGACGTTCGCGCATTGCTATTACGACGCAGATCCCGTGGCTGAGGCGTTCGTCGAGGACGTCTACCTCGCGCGGGGACAAGGGGCCGGGCGCGCGCTCGTGGATCGGGCCTTGGAATCGGGCGTGGCGTCGATCGAGGATGCGCCGGCGTCGCTGCGGGCGCTTTTCGCGGAGGTGGAGACGCCGCCGGAATGGCTCGATTGGGAGAAGGTCGAGCTCGGCGCGCGGGTTTGGCGGCGGCACGGGACGCACATGTTCAGTTTCGCGGGCGCGGTGACGCTCGACGCGTACCAGGAGTGCTCGGTCGTGAAGCCGCTCGCATTCACTGGCGCGTATACCGGGGAATCGGCGCAACGACGATTCTTGGAGACGGCCGCGTTCTGGATCGACGTGTCGGAGCCGGGGGCTCTCCGGCCGGGCGGGCAGGGGAGAAAGACGGCGCTGCGCGTCCGGTTGATGCACGTGTTCGTGCGAAAGCGGCTCCTTCGTCATCCGGCGTGGGACCTCGACGCCTGGGGCGTGCCGATCAGCCAGGGGGACGCGTTGATCACGCTGATGGCCGGCAGCGTGGGCGCGCTCGCGCTGAAGAAGCTCGGGTATCGTACGAGCCGCGAGGAAGTCGAGGCGCTCATGCACTTCTGGCGGTACGTGGGCCATTTGATGGGCGTGCAGCCCCGATGGTATCCGCCGACGTACGAGGACGGCGTGCGCCTCGTGTTCACCGCGCTCTCGAAGGGCGCGAAGAAGGCGGGCGAGGACGGCGTGGATCTGGCGCGCTCGTACGTGCAATCGTACGCGCCGCGCGAGGGGGATCCGCCGCTCGTAGCCTTGCGCAAGCGGCTCGAATACCACCTCGAGCTCGGGTATACGAAATTTTTCCTGTCCCCGCAGTCGTTCCGCGCCTTCGGATTGCCGGATCCGGGGTTCTGGAAGCTTCACCCGTTCGCGCAGTTCCCGGTCGTCTTCGCGCTGGAGACCGTGCGGAAGCACGTGGACGTGGTCGACGAATGGGCAGACACGTTCGCTCGGTGGCGCGCGCGGCAGTGGCTCGACGCGCACCTCGGGCCGCGGCGCGCCGAATACAAGGCGGTCGAGTCGTTCACGCGTTGA
- a CDS encoding STAS domain-containing protein: protein MNQAERLRRISTSLARLANEELPDFIEDIDDGPLGDIERNLNHAIGSLSTRLEERLLFAIGPVVVFRWRATDGWPVEYVSPNVAELTGYPTEDYLLDKLKYSDLVYPEDLARVGEEVSTYSASGAEWFAHEPYRLKRRDGQTIWIADYTVIRRAPASGQITHYFGYIFDTTDHVEQSLALERNEQTLRQLKSPLLHVWDGVLAMPVLGAVDEARASAMTDALLTEITRSRVRVAVLDLTGLEDVDAATLEHLMRMVRAATMLGSHCIVSGISPRVASIIVSLGIDVAKLSTFATLSAALGHALGQAGRRRPDRLNA, encoded by the coding sequence ATGAATCAAGCCGAGAGACTACGTCGAATCTCCACGTCCCTGGCACGCCTCGCCAACGAGGAGCTGCCCGACTTCATCGAGGATATCGACGACGGTCCGCTCGGCGACATTGAACGGAACCTCAATCACGCCATCGGCAGCCTGAGCACGCGCCTGGAGGAGCGCCTCCTCTTCGCCATTGGCCCGGTCGTCGTCTTCCGCTGGCGCGCCACGGACGGCTGGCCCGTCGAGTACGTCTCTCCGAACGTGGCCGAACTGACGGGGTATCCGACCGAAGATTACCTCCTGGACAAGCTGAAATACTCCGACCTCGTGTACCCGGAGGACCTCGCGCGCGTGGGCGAGGAGGTCAGCACGTACAGCGCGAGCGGCGCCGAATGGTTCGCCCACGAGCCCTATCGCCTGAAACGCCGTGACGGCCAGACGATCTGGATCGCCGATTATACCGTCATCCGGCGCGCCCCGGCGAGCGGCCAGATCACCCATTACTTCGGCTACATCTTCGACACCACCGACCACGTCGAGCAATCCCTCGCGCTCGAACGCAACGAGCAGACCCTCCGGCAGCTCAAGAGCCCGCTCTTGCACGTGTGGGACGGCGTCCTGGCGATGCCCGTGCTCGGGGCCGTCGACGAGGCCCGCGCCTCGGCCATGACGGACGCGCTCCTCACCGAAATCACCCGCAGCCGCGTCCGCGTCGCCGTCCTCGATTTGACGGGCCTCGAAGACGTCGACGCGGCCACGCTGGAGCACCTCATGCGCATGGTCCGCGCCGCCACGATGCTCGGCAGCCATTGCATCGTCTCCGGCATTTCGCCCCGGGTGGCCTCGATCATCGTCTCGCTCGGGATCGACGTGGCGAAGCTCTCCACGTTCGCCACGCTGAGCGCCGCGCTCGGCCACGCCCTCGGACAGGCGGGGCGCCGCCGCCCCGACCGCCTCAACGCGTGA